Proteins from a single region of Rhodovibrio salinarum DSM 9154:
- a CDS encoding MFS transporter: MIRHPALAMGLLGSGLIAVTYGLARFAFGLFLPSMREDMAIAPELAGVIGAIPFASFVIAILLGPPLVRQVGAKLGGVTAITLATLGLGAIATAPDPWMLALGVAVCGVATGLSTPAMAAAVHRVVPKMQRGRVNAAVNAGTSIGVALAAPAVVLFADAWRPAYFGFAGVAALGVLAAALFLPAHAKPAQGAADTPGPTRRQWADMTRLSSLAAATGFVSALYWVFAPDFAVQAGGLAARDSAWMWLAVGIGGLAGGAAGDLIAKHGPASSHAFVTAVMAASLTLLAADPGQLALALFSAAAFGAAYMTLTGIYLVGGTEIMPDHPALGSVMPFLAVAAGQVLGSSASGWMIAQAGHGTAFGSFAALGLGVSLVSLWLTRTGQAATEEG; encoded by the coding sequence ATGATCCGGCATCCCGCGCTTGCGATGGGGCTGCTCGGCAGCGGCCTGATCGCGGTGACTTACGGCCTGGCCCGGTTTGCGTTCGGGCTGTTCCTGCCGTCGATGCGTGAGGACATGGCGATCGCTCCCGAGCTTGCGGGCGTGATCGGCGCGATCCCGTTCGCCAGCTTCGTGATCGCAATCCTGCTGGGCCCGCCGCTGGTCCGGCAGGTCGGCGCGAAGCTGGGCGGCGTCACGGCGATCACGCTTGCCACGCTTGGCTTGGGCGCGATCGCGACCGCGCCTGACCCGTGGATGCTGGCGCTCGGCGTGGCGGTCTGCGGTGTCGCCACCGGGCTGTCGACGCCCGCGATGGCGGCGGCGGTGCACCGCGTGGTGCCCAAGATGCAGCGCGGCCGGGTCAACGCCGCCGTCAACGCCGGCACCAGCATCGGCGTCGCGCTCGCGGCCCCGGCGGTGGTGCTGTTCGCCGACGCCTGGCGGCCGGCCTATTTCGGCTTCGCCGGCGTGGCTGCGCTTGGCGTGCTGGCGGCGGCGCTGTTCCTGCCCGCCCATGCCAAGCCGGCACAGGGCGCGGCCGACACCCCGGGCCCGACCCGCCGGCAATGGGCCGACATGACCCGCCTGTCGAGCCTGGCCGCCGCGACCGGCTTCGTCAGTGCGCTCTACTGGGTGTTCGCGCCCGATTTCGCGGTGCAGGCAGGCGGGCTCGCCGCGCGCGACAGTGCCTGGATGTGGCTCGCCGTCGGCATCGGCGGGCTCGCCGGCGGCGCGGCGGGCGACCTGATCGCCAAGCATGGGCCGGCCAGCAGCCACGCCTTCGTCACCGCCGTGATGGCCGCGTCGCTGACGCTGCTCGCCGCCGATCCCGGGCAGCTCGCGCTCGCGCTGTTCTCCGCGGCGGCGTTCGGCGCGGCCTACATGACGCTGACCGGGATTTACCTGGTCGGCGGCACCGAGATCATGCCCGACCACCCGGCGCTCGGCTCGGTGATGCCGTTCCTGGCGGTCGCCGCCGGGCAGGTGCTGGGCTCCTCCGCCAGCGGCTGGATGATCGCCCAGGCCGGCCACGGCACCGCCTTCGGCAGCTTCGCCGCTCTCGGCCTCGGCGTGTCGCTGGTCTCCCTCTGGCTCACCCGCACGGGTCAGGCGGCGACGGAAGAAGGCTAG
- a CDS encoding ATP-binding protein yields the protein MATRIEQMSETSRPARIVRATLWLSAPALGVLAVFLVTGSIAPLPALLGALVVLAGTGGLLARHFRAVAALRSYIDQLRQSWSEDDELPNPPVVDSPGLDLALGQAIADTARERRARRRELRAVVAGNEAVLSGLPDPLLLIDSSGRTVGANPAAKRLFSERVVGRDLATVLRHPDLLQTVDTVLAGGADQEIDFAATSGEIEQHFSARVAALPSRGPDGAVAVCSLHDVTTIKRAEQMRADFVANASHELRTPLSSLTGFIETLQGAAKEDTEARERFLEIMQREAQRMSHLVEDLLSLSRIELDEHTPPTGRTDVRGVLERVQSATEIRAQKKDMTVELDVAGAPAVIGDMDQLTQVFQNLVDNAVKYGRQGTPIRIEAGPADRATGRPSRRARRGVAVSVIDQGDGIPRKHIPRLTERFYRVDTARSRELGGTGLGLAIVKHIVNRHRGQLEIDSAPGEGSRFTVYLPAADGGADQRTEVPAEHAAQ from the coding sequence ATGGCGACCCGGATCGAGCAGATGAGCGAGACCTCCCGGCCTGCACGGATTGTCCGCGCCACCTTGTGGCTGAGTGCGCCGGCGCTGGGCGTGCTGGCCGTCTTCCTGGTCACGGGATCGATCGCGCCGCTGCCGGCCCTGCTGGGCGCGCTGGTGGTGCTGGCGGGGACCGGGGGGCTGCTCGCGCGCCACTTCCGGGCGGTCGCGGCCCTGCGCAGCTATATCGACCAGTTGCGCCAGTCGTGGAGCGAGGACGACGAACTGCCGAACCCGCCCGTCGTCGATAGCCCGGGTCTGGACCTGGCGCTGGGGCAGGCGATCGCCGACACCGCCCGGGAACGCCGGGCGCGGCGGCGGGAGTTGCGCGCGGTGGTCGCCGGTAACGAAGCGGTGCTGTCCGGCTTGCCCGATCCGCTGCTGCTGATCGACAGCAGCGGCCGCACGGTTGGCGCCAATCCCGCGGCCAAGCGGCTGTTCTCCGAACGGGTGGTCGGCCGCGACCTCGCCACCGTGCTGCGCCATCCCGACCTGCTGCAGACGGTCGACACCGTGCTCGCCGGCGGCGCCGACCAGGAGATCGATTTCGCCGCCACCAGTGGCGAGATCGAACAGCACTTCTCCGCCCGGGTCGCTGCCTTGCCGTCGCGCGGGCCGGACGGGGCAGTCGCGGTCTGCTCGCTGCACGACGTCACCACCATCAAGCGCGCCGAGCAGATGCGCGCTGACTTCGTCGCCAATGCCAGCCACGAGCTGCGCACGCCGCTGTCCAGCCTGACCGGCTTCATCGAGACGCTGCAGGGCGCGGCGAAGGAGGACACGGAGGCGCGCGAGCGGTTCCTGGAGATCATGCAGCGCGAGGCGCAGCGGATGTCCCATCTGGTGGAGGATCTGCTGTCGCTGTCGCGCATCGAGCTGGACGAGCACACCCCGCCGACCGGCCGCACGGACGTGCGCGGCGTCTTGGAGCGGGTGCAGAGCGCGACCGAGATCCGGGCGCAGAAGAAGGACATGACGGTCGAGCTGGACGTCGCCGGCGCGCCCGCGGTGATCGGCGACATGGACCAGCTGACCCAGGTGTTCCAGAACCTGGTCGACAACGCGGTCAAGTACGGCCGGCAGGGCACGCCGATCCGGATCGAGGCGGGCCCGGCGGACCGCGCCACCGGCCGGCCGTCGCGCCGGGCGCGGCGCGGTGTGGCGGTCTCGGTGATCGACCAGGGCGATGGCATCCCGCGCAAGCACATCCCGCGCCTGACCGAGCGCTTCTACCGGGTCGACACGGCGCGCTCGCGTGAACTGGGCGGCACCGGCCTGGGGTTGGCGATCGTCAAGCACATCGTCAACCGCCACCGCGGCCAGCTGGAGATCGACAGCGCGCCCGGCGAGGGCTCGCGCTTCACCGTCTACCTGCCGGCGGCCGACGGCGGGGCCGATCAGCGTACCGAGGTACCGGCCGAGCACGCGGCGCAGTAG
- a CDS encoding NADP-dependent malic enzyme, which produces MSKNKARITEEEALALHARERRGKLEIRATKPLTTQRDLSLAYSPGVAYPCLKIQQDPQAAYDYTAKGNEVAIVSNGTAVLGLGNLGAAASKPVMEGKAVLFKRFADIDGIDLQVDTEDVDEFVNCVRFLGASFGGINLEDIKAPECFMIEQRLKELLDVPVFHDDQHGTAIIAGAGIINGCHLTGRRMADLTVVINGAGAAGIACAELMKAMGVQHQNVLLCDTRGVVYQGREQGMNQWKSAHAVPTERRTLADALEGADVFLGLSVKGAVDQAMVGRMAAKPLIFAMANPDPEITPEEVREVLPEAIIATGRSDYPNQVNNVLGFPYIFRGALDVRATTINMEMKIAAAQALADLAREDVPDEVDAAYAGKRLRYGPEYIIPAPFDPRLIEAIPKAVAQAAVDSGVARVPIGDIAEYEKQLSARLDPTTASLQQIFDTVRAYPQRIVFAEGEEEKVIRAAIAFYNGGYGQPVLVGREERINATMRQIGVEVDFLEIHNARISDFNTPYTDFLYARHQRQGLLYRDCQRLVNQDRNVFASCMVEHANADGMVTGLTRSFVVAFKDIMKVLDPKPGHRVFGLNMVLQGGRTVFISDTSVHELPTAEQLADIAEQSAAQARAMGHEPRVALLSFSNFGNPKREKAERIRQAINVLDQRTVDFEYDGEMQANVALDYTLMQELYPFCRLSGPANVLIMPALHSANISAKLLQQIGGGTVIGPLLIGLDKPAQVVSMGSTVNDTVTAAALTAYDAIRGKGLI; this is translated from the coding sequence ATGAGTAAGAACAAGGCGCGCATCACCGAAGAAGAGGCGCTTGCGCTGCACGCGCGCGAGCGCCGCGGTAAGCTGGAAATCCGCGCGACCAAGCCGCTGACCACCCAGCGCGACCTGTCACTCGCCTATTCGCCCGGCGTCGCCTATCCCTGCCTGAAGATCCAGCAGGACCCGCAGGCGGCCTACGACTACACCGCCAAGGGCAACGAGGTGGCGATTGTCTCCAACGGCACGGCGGTGCTCGGCCTCGGCAACCTGGGCGCGGCCGCCAGCAAGCCGGTGATGGAAGGCAAGGCGGTCCTGTTCAAGCGCTTCGCCGACATCGACGGCATCGATCTGCAGGTCGACACCGAGGACGTCGACGAGTTCGTCAACTGTGTGCGTTTCCTGGGCGCCAGCTTCGGCGGCATCAATCTGGAAGATATCAAGGCGCCGGAATGCTTCATGATCGAGCAGCGCCTGAAGGAGCTGCTCGACGTCCCCGTGTTCCACGACGACCAGCACGGCACCGCGATCATCGCCGGGGCCGGGATCATCAACGGCTGCCACCTGACCGGCCGGCGGATGGCGGACCTGACCGTCGTGATCAACGGCGCCGGGGCCGCGGGGATCGCCTGCGCCGAGCTGATGAAGGCGATGGGCGTCCAACACCAGAACGTCCTGCTGTGCGACACCCGGGGCGTGGTCTACCAGGGCCGCGAGCAGGGCATGAACCAGTGGAAGTCGGCCCACGCGGTGCCGACCGAGCGGCGCACGTTGGCCGACGCACTGGAGGGCGCGGACGTCTTCTTGGGATTGTCGGTGAAGGGCGCGGTCGACCAGGCGATGGTGGGTCGGATGGCGGCGAAGCCGCTGATCTTCGCCATGGCCAACCCGGACCCGGAGATCACCCCGGAAGAGGTCCGCGAGGTCTTGCCCGAGGCGATCATCGCCACCGGGCGCAGCGACTACCCCAACCAGGTCAACAATGTCCTGGGCTTCCCGTACATCTTCCGCGGGGCGCTCGACGTCCGGGCGACCACCATCAACATGGAGATGAAGATCGCCGCCGCGCAGGCGCTGGCCGATCTGGCGCGCGAGGACGTGCCGGACGAGGTCGACGCCGCCTATGCCGGCAAGCGGCTGCGCTACGGGCCGGAGTACATCATCCCCGCACCCTTCGACCCGCGGCTGATCGAGGCGATCCCCAAGGCGGTCGCGCAGGCGGCGGTCGACAGCGGCGTGGCGCGCGTGCCGATCGGCGACATCGCGGAGTACGAGAAGCAACTGTCCGCCCGGCTGGACCCGACGACCGCCAGCCTGCAGCAGATCTTCGACACGGTGCGGGCCTATCCGCAGCGGATCGTATTCGCCGAGGGCGAGGAGGAGAAGGTGATCCGCGCGGCGATCGCCTTCTACAACGGCGGCTACGGCCAGCCGGTGCTGGTCGGGCGCGAGGAGCGGATCAACGCCACCATGCGCCAAATCGGCGTCGAGGTGGATTTCCTGGAGATCCACAACGCCCGGATCAGCGACTTCAACACGCCCTACACCGACTTCCTGTACGCCCGGCACCAGCGCCAGGGTCTGCTGTACCGCGACTGCCAGCGGCTGGTGAACCAGGACCGCAACGTCTTCGCGTCCTGCATGGTCGAGCACGCCAACGCCGATGGCATGGTAACCGGCCTGACGCGTTCGTTCGTGGTGGCGTTCAAGGACATCATGAAGGTCCTGGACCCCAAGCCGGGCCATCGGGTGTTCGGCCTCAACATGGTGCTGCAGGGCGGCCGCACGGTGTTCATCTCCGATACCAGCGTGCACGAGCTGCCCACGGCCGAGCAGCTGGCCGACATTGCCGAGCAGTCGGCCGCGCAGGCACGCGCGATGGGGCACGAGCCGCGGGTGGCGTTGCTGTCCTTCTCCAACTTCGGCAACCCCAAGCGGGAGAAGGCCGAGCGCATCCGCCAGGCGATCAACGTGCTCGACCAGCGCACGGTCGATTTCGAATACGACGGCGAGATGCAGGCCAACGTCGCGCTCGACTATACGTTGATGCAGGAGCTCTACCCCTTCTGCCGCCTGTCGGGCCCGGCCAACGTGCTGATCATGCCGGCGCTGCATTCCGCCAACATCTCGGCCAAGCTGCTGCAGCAGATCGGCGGTGGAACGGTGATCGGGCCGCTCCTGATCGGGCTCGACAAGCCGGCGCAAGTTGTCTCGATGGGCTCGACGGTGAACGACACCGTGACCGCCGCCGCGCTCACGGCCTACGATGCGATCCGCGGCAAGGGCTTGATCTGA
- a CDS encoding formate/nitrite transporter family protein, translating to MSKQAGLDRDEQKQADEYASVPTSVIFEAIRREGEHELSRPKSALWWSGVAAGLAISTSVLSKGFLASILPHADWAPGLTNLGYTVGFLIVILGRMQLFTENTITPILPLFFAPTRANFVHTLQLWGIVFAANLVGCLAAALVLVHGHILPEARFEGILSISRHYAESTAFEHFAWGIPAGFLIAALVWILPRMESAGEVLMIVIITYIIGLGGMSHVVAGSTELFLLVVKGELGIAPAVFGGIVPAFAGNVLGGTGIFTALTYAQVREEI from the coding sequence ATGTCTAAACAAGCCGGTCTCGACCGCGATGAGCAGAAGCAGGCCGACGAATATGCGAGCGTTCCCACGTCGGTCATATTCGAGGCAATCCGCCGCGAGGGGGAGCATGAGCTTTCACGGCCCAAGAGCGCGCTCTGGTGGTCTGGCGTCGCGGCTGGACTGGCGATCAGCACCTCGGTGCTCTCCAAGGGCTTTCTGGCATCGATCCTGCCCCACGCCGACTGGGCCCCAGGCCTCACAAACCTCGGCTACACGGTGGGGTTCCTGATCGTCATCCTCGGTCGGATGCAGCTGTTCACCGAGAACACGATCACGCCGATCCTGCCGCTGTTCTTTGCCCCGACGCGCGCCAACTTCGTGCATACCCTGCAGCTCTGGGGCATCGTCTTCGCCGCCAACCTCGTCGGCTGCCTCGCCGCGGCGCTGGTGCTCGTGCATGGGCACATCCTGCCGGAGGCGCGTTTCGAGGGCATCTTGTCGATCTCGCGCCACTATGCCGAGTCGACCGCGTTTGAGCATTTCGCCTGGGGCATTCCAGCGGGCTTCCTGATCGCCGCCCTGGTCTGGATCTTGCCGCGCATGGAAAGCGCCGGCGAGGTTCTGATGATCGTGATCATCACCTACATCATCGGGCTTGGCGGCATGTCGCACGTCGTCGCCGGGTCGACCGAGCTGTTCTTGCTCGTCGTGAAGGGCGAGCTCGGGATCGCGCCCGCGGTCTTCGGCGGGATTGTTCCGGCTTTCGCGGGCAACGTGCTTGGCGGCACGGGCATCTTCACCGCGCTGACCTACGCGCAGGTGCGCGAGGAAATCTAA
- a CDS encoding TetR/AcrR family transcriptional regulator: MATAKRDLLLETAERLFYAEGFHATGIDRIVQAAGVVRMTLYNHFPSKQALVAAVLARRHARFMAAVDTAVENASAGQATWALVDAHGDWLRTVGQHGCILMKALGEFTEHAPEIREQAVAAKQDLHRRLRDALARDGYLDNGDADDGDADDGAPEDGDLTTRLFLVLEGANAGVPVFGAEATIRHARASIHALLSAASTQDQTEVR, encoded by the coding sequence ATGGCGACGGCGAAACGCGACCTGCTGCTGGAGACGGCCGAGCGGCTGTTCTACGCCGAGGGCTTCCACGCCACCGGCATCGACCGGATCGTGCAGGCCGCCGGCGTGGTGCGGATGACGCTGTACAACCACTTCCCGTCCAAGCAGGCGCTGGTGGCGGCCGTGCTGGCGCGCCGCCACGCCCGCTTCATGGCGGCGGTCGACACCGCCGTGGAGAACGCCTCGGCCGGGCAGGCGACCTGGGCGCTGGTCGATGCGCACGGCGACTGGCTGCGCACGGTCGGTCAGCACGGCTGCATCCTGATGAAGGCGCTGGGCGAGTTCACTGAGCACGCCCCGGAGATCCGGGAGCAGGCGGTCGCGGCCAAGCAGGACCTGCACCGGCGCTTGCGCGACGCGCTCGCCCGCGACGGCTACCTGGACAACGGGGACGCAGATGACGGGGACGCAGATGACGGGGCCCCAGAGGACGGGGACCTGACCACGCGCCTGTTCCTGGTGCTCGAAGGCGCGAACGCCGGCGTGCCGGTGTTCGGCGCCGAGGCGACGATACGGCACGCCCGCGCGAGCATTCACGCGCTGTTGAGCGCTGCGTCCACTCAAGATCAAACGGAGGTCCGATGA
- a CDS encoding ion channel translates to MKELKRTIRLLYTGQSQRARRFRYGLVVFDALTIVYFIATAALPTTQVTAVTNTVLGILILFDLVARFWISDNLRRELARIHTLADLLVVGSLLLAPLLTENLAFLRVLRGLRLIHAYHLLRDLRRESVFFRRHEDAILAAINLFVFIFVTTSFVFVLAFDEQAGFAGYIDALYFTVATLTTTGFGDITMTTAGGKLLSVFIMVVGVALFVQLARAMFQPSKIRYKCSECGLNRHEPDAIHCKHCGEQLQIETAGSTVA, encoded by the coding sequence ATGAAAGAACTGAAACGAACGATCAGACTGCTTTACACCGGGCAAAGCCAGCGCGCCCGGCGGTTCCGCTATGGACTGGTGGTCTTCGACGCGCTGACCATTGTGTATTTCATTGCTACCGCGGCGCTGCCCACGACGCAGGTCACGGCCGTAACGAACACCGTGCTGGGCATCCTGATCCTGTTCGATCTCGTGGCACGGTTCTGGATCTCCGATAACCTTCGGAGGGAGCTTGCGCGTATCCACACGCTGGCAGATTTGCTCGTTGTGGGATCCTTGCTGCTTGCGCCGCTTCTCACCGAAAACCTAGCCTTCTTGCGCGTGCTGCGGGGCCTGCGGCTGATTCACGCCTATCATCTGCTCCGCGATCTTCGCCGCGAAAGCGTGTTCTTCCGTCGACACGAGGATGCGATCCTCGCCGCGATCAACCTGTTCGTCTTCATCTTCGTGACCACATCGTTTGTCTTCGTACTGGCCTTCGATGAACAGGCCGGCTTTGCAGGCTATATCGACGCGCTGTATTTCACCGTGGCGACCCTGACGACCACGGGCTTTGGCGACATCACAATGACGACGGCGGGCGGCAAGCTCTTGTCCGTATTCATCATGGTCGTGGGTGTGGCGCTCTTCGTACAACTCGCGCGCGCCATGTTTCAGCCATCCAAAATCCGGTATAAGTGTTCGGAATGCGGCCTTAACCGGCACGAACCGGATGCGATCCACTGCAAGCATTGCGGAGAGCAGCTGCAGATCGAGACAGCGGGCAGCACAGTGGCATGA
- the mutS gene encoding DNA mismatch repair protein MutS, which translates to MMAQYLEVKHQHPDCLLFYRMGDFYELFFDDARQAAAALDITLTRRGQHKGEEIPMAGVPVHAAEAYLSRLIREGFKVAICEQMEDPATAKKRGGHKALVKREVVRLVTPGTLTEDELLDARRHNYLTAVAEVGGTLGLAWVDVSTGDLQAQPADADGLPAALARLNPGELLVSERLLARAEIKDALKPWQALLTPLPGSRFDSQNARKRLEEAFEVQALEAFGAFTRAETAAAGALVDYVALTQKGALPYLRPPRRLAQGAVMEIDQATRRNLELTHALSGGRQGTLLATIDRTVTGPGARLLAQRLSAPLTDTAEIARRLDGVQALSTDETTRDELRQRLKHTPDVERALSRLTVGRGGPRDLAALRDGLGQAAGLRGVLAQAFERAADGVAAAPELLTRAAEELGDHGALTDRLSQALAPDLPTLARDGGVIAEGFAPELDEQRRLRDESRRLIANLQATYQQQTGVHALKIRHNQVLGYYVEVTPRQAEQLPADGPLIHRQTLASAVRYTTTELADLEQRIAKAGDRALAIEQQLFQELVASATAQAREIDRAARALAEIDVASALAELAAEQRWTRPKVTDDTRFAVAQGRHPVVEAALKKEDEGPFVANDCDLSDDSRLWLVTGPNMAGKSTFLRQNALIAVLAQMGSFVPAERAELGVVDRLFSRVGAADDLARGRSTFMVEMVEAAAILNQAGPRALVILDEIGRGTATFDGLSLAWACVEHLHDMNRCRGLFATHYHELTSLQGRLSALACHTMRVKEWQGEVVFLHAVAPGAADRSYGIHVARLAGLPDAAIRRAEEVLETLEKGEQAGTLQRLADDLPLFAAMAEKPQPEKAEAQGPSAMETRLAAVNPDELTPKQALELLYELRGLADGS; encoded by the coding sequence ATGATGGCGCAGTACCTGGAGGTCAAGCACCAGCATCCGGACTGTCTGCTGTTCTACCGGATGGGCGACTTCTACGAGCTGTTCTTCGACGACGCCCGGCAGGCCGCCGCGGCGCTCGACATCACCCTGACCCGCCGCGGCCAGCACAAGGGCGAGGAAATTCCGATGGCGGGCGTGCCGGTGCACGCCGCCGAGGCTTACCTGTCCCGCCTGATCCGGGAGGGCTTCAAGGTCGCGATCTGCGAGCAGATGGAGGACCCGGCAACCGCCAAGAAACGCGGCGGTCACAAGGCGCTGGTCAAGCGGGAGGTGGTCCGCCTGGTCACCCCCGGCACCCTGACCGAGGACGAACTGCTCGACGCCCGCCGGCACAACTACCTGACGGCGGTGGCGGAGGTCGGCGGCACGCTCGGCCTCGCCTGGGTCGACGTCTCGACCGGCGACCTGCAGGCCCAGCCGGCCGACGCGGACGGCCTGCCGGCGGCGCTGGCGCGCCTGAACCCCGGCGAGCTGCTGGTTTCCGAACGGCTGCTGGCACGCGCGGAGATCAAGGACGCGCTGAAGCCCTGGCAGGCACTGCTGACCCCACTGCCGGGCAGCCGGTTCGACAGCCAGAACGCCCGCAAGCGCCTGGAAGAAGCGTTCGAGGTGCAGGCGCTGGAAGCCTTCGGCGCCTTCACCCGGGCGGAGACGGCGGCCGCCGGCGCGCTGGTCGACTATGTCGCCCTGACCCAGAAGGGCGCCCTGCCCTACCTGCGCCCGCCCCGGCGCCTCGCCCAGGGCGCGGTGATGGAGATCGACCAGGCGACCCGGCGCAACCTGGAGCTGACCCACGCGCTCTCCGGCGGGCGGCAGGGCACGCTGCTGGCGACGATCGACCGCACAGTGACCGGCCCGGGCGCGCGCCTGCTGGCCCAGCGCCTGTCCGCGCCCCTGACCGACACGGCGGAGATCGCCCGCCGGCTGGACGGCGTGCAGGCGCTCAGCACCGACGAGACGACGCGCGACGAGCTGCGCCAGCGCCTGAAGCACACGCCGGACGTGGAGCGCGCGCTCTCCCGCCTCACGGTCGGGCGCGGCGGTCCGCGCGACCTCGCCGCCCTGCGCGACGGCCTGGGCCAGGCGGCCGGCCTGCGCGGCGTGCTTGCCCAGGCGTTCGAGCGCGCGGCGGACGGCGTCGCCGCCGCCCCCGAACTGCTGACCCGCGCGGCCGAGGAGCTGGGCGACCACGGCGCGCTGACCGACCGCTTGAGCCAGGCGCTCGCCCCCGACCTGCCCACCCTGGCGCGCGACGGCGGCGTGATCGCCGAAGGCTTCGCCCCGGAGCTGGACGAGCAACGCCGGCTGCGCGACGAGAGCCGCCGGCTGATCGCCAACCTGCAGGCGACCTATCAGCAACAAACCGGCGTCCATGCGCTCAAGATCCGGCACAATCAGGTGCTCGGCTACTACGTCGAGGTGACGCCCAGGCAGGCGGAGCAGTTGCCGGCCGACGGCCCACTCATCCACCGCCAGACGCTGGCGAGCGCGGTGCGCTACACCACGACCGAGCTGGCTGACCTGGAACAGCGGATCGCCAAGGCCGGCGACCGGGCGCTCGCGATCGAGCAGCAGCTATTCCAGGAGCTGGTCGCAAGCGCGACCGCGCAGGCGCGCGAGATCGACCGCGCCGCCCGCGCCCTGGCGGAGATCGACGTCGCCAGCGCGCTCGCCGAACTCGCCGCCGAGCAACGCTGGACCCGGCCGAAGGTAACCGACGACACCCGCTTCGCGGTCGCGCAGGGCCGCCACCCGGTCGTCGAGGCGGCGCTCAAGAAGGAGGACGAGGGTCCGTTCGTCGCCAACGACTGCGACCTCTCGGACGACAGCCGACTGTGGCTGGTGACCGGGCCGAACATGGCCGGCAAGTCGACCTTCCTGCGGCAGAACGCGTTGATCGCGGTCTTGGCGCAGATGGGCAGCTTCGTCCCCGCCGAGCGGGCGGAACTGGGCGTGGTCGACCGGCTGTTCTCGCGCGTCGGCGCGGCGGACGACCTTGCGCGCGGGCGTTCCACCTTCATGGTCGAGATGGTCGAGGCGGCGGCGATCCTGAACCAGGCCGGCCCGCGCGCGCTCGTGATCCTGGACGAGATCGGCCGCGGCACCGCCACCTTCGACGGACTCTCCCTCGCCTGGGCCTGCGTCGAGCATCTGCACGACATGAACCGCTGCCGGGGCCTATTCGCCACCCACTACCATGAGCTGACCAGCCTGCAGGGCCGTCTGAGCGCGCTCGCCTGCCACACCATGCGGGTCAAGGAATGGCAGGGCGAGGTGGTGTTCCTGCACGCGGTCGCCCCCGGCGCGGCCGACCGCTCCTACGGCATCCACGTCGCCCGCCTGGCCGGCCTGCCCGACGCCGCGATCCGGCGCGCGGAAGAAGTGCTGGAGACGCTGGAAAAGGGCGAACAGGCCGGCACTCTGCAACGCCTCGCCGACGACCTGCCCCTGTTCGCCGCGATGGCGGAGAAGCCGCAGCCGGAGAAGGCCGAGGCGCAGGGACCGAGCGCGATGGAGACGCGGCTGGCGGCGGTGAACCCGGACGAGCTGACGCCGAAGCAGGCGTTGGAACTGCTGTATGAGTTGCGGGGGCTGGCGGACGGGTCGTAG